The Ostrea edulis chromosome 1, xbOstEdul1.1, whole genome shotgun sequence genomic sequence ctcataactcctataagtaatacaaaatagatagttaggcaaacacggacccctggacacaccagaggtgggatcaggtacctaggagaagtaagcatcccctgatcTGTAAGTTTCTGAGTGCATGActtgatgaaaaggtgaaaaaagAACACTGATTCatatcataactcctttaagaaATAGAAAATTAAGAGCTCTGCAAACAGACCAGAGGTTgggtcaggtgtctaggaggggtatatgcaagcatcctctgtcgaccagtcacacccaccgtgagccccatatctcgatcaggtaaacggataaattggtaccctgttgacctcgcttctctcaTGTACAATTTTTGATAGCCAGGATTTGGGATTTGATAATTTCTAACCGAATTGTAATCATATAATCAGTaacggatttaagggggcgcacCCGGCGGCTCCtctcccctaaaattttcaaaaaggtaaATCATAGTCTCTtgtccagaaaaaaaaaaaccgataaaagaagcaatattttttcccactctcagagaaataaatgacaagatcGCTTATTTATTGAGTTACTTTCATtgggagaattttttttttatatataaaagatacaaccgtaaaatttgtgtcattttcataatttcacaTCATTAAAACTGACAGAAAATGACTACACAGGAGACATATTTAAActcctataaaatctgtaaaatccaggagcttccggggccTTCAACCCATGACCCACGGGCAATCGTGACGCTTGAGTTCACATTACATGTGCACTCTTTGATAGTacattcgaacccaagcgatataattgcctgtgcctggacccactgggggccttaAGGCGCCCCGACCCTCTGCTTTATGATATCGCGCTCCCTAACCTCAATTGCTGGATCCGCCCTGATAATAtggtactatataatttttccaTAATTGAAAGTACTCGTACCTAtaagcagttagagataaaaatAAGATGCTACACGTCTCCGAgcttttcaactttctcagacaccagtttcTTCACACAATGTTTGATGCTAACCAATGGACCGCTTAAAAATATACCAGTCAACCCCGAAATATCACATGATAAATAGATGTGATAACTTTGACAGGGACCTCGAGATGCCTGTCGATACCATTTTTATTACAATCAACGAGTTCGGTTATACAGTTTCGTTTCCTTCTGTTTGTTAGATTTCCTTTTGCTTCATTTCGgcaggtttcgtttcggtaagtttcgtttcggtagatttcgtttcgtttcaatttcatttcgcactttacaggtaccctgaTCAAaatttcttgtccgcttcagCTTTTCACTTTAGatatcctattaactccctgtCACcttgaaacatgcatttcttatatttacattagtGTAAATCTCACATTAAATAAAGTTGgctattttttttatactgtccgtcctgaacAAGATAGAACACAGTAGGCCTATATGTGGTAATCAGAGGGCGACAGGGCgcaacatttcatttgaaaattaagaCCTCCCAATAAATTGAATATTGTAGTGATTATTAAATATATGATTACAACCTAGGTAAGGTAAGGCAGTGTCTGTAAACTTGGCAGGTCACTAGAATCATTAGTACAATCAATAggaaatcatttatatataaatatagttttTATCTACATTTCTATAGTTCaccccaaaccctggaattgaTCAGGTGCGAATCTAAACTATAAAAggctaagataacgaacagtgatcaatttcgtaactccaataagcaacacaaaatagaaagttgggcaaacacggacccctggatataccagaggtgggttcaggtgcctaggaagagtaaacattccctgtcgaccggtcacgcccgccgtgagtCCTGTATCCCGACCATTCGCAACCAAACCAGTGCACCAAGATCAGCCCATCAATCGACATGGAACAGTATAGTCAGTGCAAATACCTTACACCTACAGACCATGATGCGTGCTACTACATCTCTAAATCGTACTGTTTCGGTCTGCGGAAACCATTCACCGTTCCAAGGAAATTATTCACCGTTCCGTGGAaatcgttcaccgttccgtACAAATCTCTCTCtcagcgttccgtgcaagatcaagaactcgaaataaaagacaccccagtcttccacatctgcttcatacttaaatattgtttttaacattttaaatgtcaGCCATTTTTGCCTAAATTTCTGTTATGTCATTTTGTTTAATGTTAGAATaatcattgtaaacaaaaatcaatGCTACATGTCTTAGCACACAGTAGAATTGTACATTTCCGCAACTGTTCATTTTTATCGGTTCCGTATCAGTATTTAGTTGTGGATTGAAATATCGAACTCCGTGCAGTGTCaattctccgggactactttcGAATAgtagcgtaacggaatatactTAGCTGACCGGAGCTTGTTGAAATAACGTACAGATAACGTAACACACAACGTGcgatatccattttttgttacattAGTCATAACTTCCTCGCAGTTTGGTCAGAGAGAGAACAAGGTAATTTGATATCTTATTATATGATGTTCTGCACCAGATTTGATATTAGGCCTACATGTTCTGTAGTATCGTGTGGTAAACACATGGCGCGCATTGTGTGACGTGTATGTTTAATCGTCCATGAGATTTGCTGTACTTAGTTATGTAGCTTTGTACATCTATTTTGCAAACGTTTTACTATGATCTAACGAATTAATGAACATattatcagggccgtaaattaaccttcaatttggaggaggcaggaaattaggcgggggtctgggagccgcccaggcccccagacgctgagcacattttgtgcacactgaacacgtttcgtgcaaaatccttgattctagggccttctaagatgttacttgactaactcattctaaaagaaagatttggaatgctttttaagggaggtatcatgttcttagttattagaaacaacataaattctaatgaactttaaattttaattttttttggctcaaaagttggaggaggcagctgcctcctccgcctccatgtaatttacggccctgattatAGTACACAAATATTGAAGTATTGAGCATCAAGCCTATGCAGAgaattttgattatttacaaATTAGAGTTAACTCCCTTTGTCCAGTTTATACATGATTTGAAGCGTAAATGTACTTGAAGAATTTAGTATGAAATTATGCAGTTTTCTCTAAGTCATGTCAATTAATTGAATGTGAATGTCATTTTTGTAGTCAATATTATTCTAAGTGTTTATAACTTTACTAGTCAAGTGTGATGATTTGTCACTTTATTTTGTCGCATAACAATGTGTATACATTATACATCATTTGTATGTTTCAGTTCTTACGTTGATGAATAAACGACAACACTTCATCACCAGTCTTTGAACTTAATTGATAAACTGATCAGGTATATTGAAAGGGGTTCAGCATTGTGTAATAATAAAGTAATTTACGtatgtttcgtttcggtgggtttcgtttcgtttcggcaagtttcgtttcatttcggtagatttcgtttcgcagtTTGCAGGTACCCTTTTAATCGCActaagcggccgaagttcaggcaagattttctgaatcactttgtgtgatactggtctgagattcggaagtgGCATTAGTCctaatatccagcctcgacgaatctcgctgaggtCTAAATGTGCGGTACTCTACCTATAGCTGGTGATGTACTTAGCTATTTTCTCAGAGacctacagttctgcagctagtggTGTACCTAGTATACCGAcagaaagagaaaataaaatcaaattcgACGTAAGACTAAGTGCTAGGCATAAAGATCCACGCATATCACGATTTTTACGTGACAAAATTTCGCAGTTGAATACGGGATATAAAAGCTGGATTATTTCGTTTATTCCCCGGATGTATTGCACTTACACATTTGGTGCGTTCGTTCATCGTTGCATGAAGCGATCACCTGTTTAGACAGTAAGAATAGTCCAGTTAGGTATCACGACTCTCTGATGTGCAGCTGTGAATGAAAATATGTCTAACAATCTATGCAACTATCCATAAACCAATGCCTTTATCCACGGAACAGTCCTCTTATCAGATTAATGAATAATTTCAACTGAGACATTCGAAGTGAGAAAAAAGCTAAACGATGAAACTGCAGATACGACTTAAAACAGCAGCACATATGGATGTTTGGTTATTGAATCAAACCAACCTGTAGAAAATGAAGAATACCAAAATTCTTCTGCCATTGTTTTGAAAGAAAACCATAGGTCTGCTAACGCTATAAACATTTATACCAGGAACGCTGTGTAACGTgtaaggggtgggggggggggggggggtggtcacTGACTGTGAACCCCCGCGGGCTCGTACCCGTGATAGAAACGGATACCCCTGAGATGCTGCAAATATGTACAATGCGCAGACTTATTCAGTTGTATTGCGCCTATATAGGATATATTGACTGGTAGCGAACAAGTGCACTGGCAAGGAATTCCACACACGCACTTCCACAAGGGACAATCAGAGATGCCCGCACACCAGCTCTTGCGCAGTAATGACCTCACATTTATCACTCTCTAAATACCGGTTCTAATTAGAGACACTGGCAGGGATGTTCGCACACCAGAGCTCTACCACAAGACAGGCAGGGATGTCCTCACCCTTGATCTTGCGCAGCAACAAGCAGGGATGTCTGCACACTTGTAGCTAACAGATTCCAAATCCAGAACAGGGTTTGACCACATACTCTGACAGTATTAAGCAGGAATGATCACACACGTAATATTAAGACTTACTACGCGAGTACGGCAGTCCGCACTCTTAAACATATCTTGCAGTGTTGGTCGAATGTTACCTCTAAATCCATCCAGTCTCAATCCATCGTGtagaaaaatgatatatattcacAGTACTACATATGTTCCGAAGTACttacaaattaaaacaaaatactatTCATACCCAAACTGGCCAATCTTTATAGAATCTACCATAAAAACACACAAtgattataattgtatgtactttaattcaaaactaaccatcatgaaatatttatttgagtTTGTCTAATAAGCAATTAAAAATGACAAGGGCGATAACTCTCGCGATAAGGATAATATAAGAAATACAGCTTTCCGCTTCAGCTGAATTGGTAGGGGAGGAGGACAGCCAGGGGACCTGCTTTTTTTTACACTGTtcattttgtgttatttttacaaTTGCAAAGTTACTTACATTCAGATGCAAATAATGTATACCGGTTGACTTACACCTCGTTTGATTGTTGTGAAGGACGAACACCTAAATTTGTTTCTAGATTACTTGGTGCAATTTGTTTGTCAAAAATTTTCGACAACTGTGAAGTAAACTTGTCTAATGGTTGTCCACCATTCACCCCACCCCTCACACTAGATGTGCCTGTATACACCATCAATTGTAACTTAAACAATCGTCTCTATTATAACCGGTGCCTGCATACACCATCAATTATAACTTAAACAATCGTCTCTATTATATTATTGTAATTTCTAAATACACATAATTCGTACCATATGTTGATAATCATTCTAGGGGTTGTGTAAATGTGGATGTACCTATTACTATGAGTAATTATGCTGTCATTAAACTTTGAATTGGAAATGACTGTGGGAAACGGGATCCGCAATAACCTACTTAATGTCAAtgtttgcaacaaaaataatgCATCGTGTAGATCGAGCTTAATATCACGATATCCTCGGACATAGGTTTGGTGAAATGATGGGgaaaagtgtatttttgattttcgTTTGGTTTCACTTCACGTCCTGCGATGTTTATACAGAGGCAAGTGACGTAAATAATTATACGAGAAACGTGGTGCATTTGACACATTTGGATGCTAATAATTAATTgaatgattgtatattgtttaacgcccctctcgagaatatttcactcatactaATGATAAAGAGTTAGTTTTCAATTTTATggcaatatcaaaattttccatctgtattgtatattttccatttgtattgggGTTTTTTTGCATATTATTTCATTggtattatataatttatcatttgtattgtaaaagaaaaatatatttgttttctatATTCTCCATTTGTATcgcattttgttttcattcgtATTCtagattttccatttttgttgtatGATTTTTCCACTTCTAttgcatgttttttttataactaTGTATTGTGTGGGGTTTCTATTTttacattgtaaacattttcgtttgtattgtataattttcatttgtattgtataacttcatttgtattctatacgAGGGGTTGTTTATTTTGGTTTATTACCAAAGCGTGCATTGGTTTAAACTTGAAACCATAATCAATTCGATTATCAAATTTTTCagaagctacatgtacatgtatatatgtatctacaTATTTTACTGAACTTTCTCTCCCTTATCATCCTCTTGTGGAACTAGTACTGCATGGAAACCAGTTTATGTTGTGGTTGAGCATTCGCAAATTTTGCTCGTTTTCAACACGATACAGGCTAAAATTTAACCAATGACAtcctttagaaaaaaaatgaaaaaatccCTCGGATAgaacacaaaagaaaaaaatactaattacgaataaatattatacaatttcaaatagaaaaattatataatacagatggaaaatatatataatacaaatgaaaaaaatatacaagacAAATGGAAACAATTatacattacaaatgaaaaaaatatacaatagaaatggaaaaaaaatatagaattcAAAGTTTGATATGACATACAGATTAACGCGGTTAATGTTTCTAAAATGACGTGTACAATTTAGACTATTAGTGTCCATCCCTGTGTAAAACGAATATATCGAATTCTGTGTGCATTCTTGACTAACTTTACTTGCAGACATATTCAGTTAgcctgtatacatgtaatatatgcatCGAACGCGCCTTCctattattataattatcagAGTTTTCCtaattgtgaccttggttttTAGCCTGAAACCTTGGCAACCACTGGGAACaaattgtttttaaaggtaATGTGATATCTGCTAGATTGATATGTATCAATGGTTTGAATGTTGTACACAAAATGAAGAACCGAATACTCCACTAAAGGACAAGTTACTACATTCCTCCACAACCCTTTTGAATACGGATCAAACCGCAGAAACTGaaatggttggttggttgtatattgttgaacGTCGCGATCGAGAagatttcactcatatggagacgtcaccattgccagtgaagggcagAAAAATTTTGGCTTAAGCTCGGCACTTACGGGATCGTTATATCGGTTGTTACGGTCTCATTCAAAAGACCGcgccatttagtcacctctaacgacaagcaaagggtacttaggaactattctaacccggatctccacagGAAATAGTGTtgattcattttgttttaaatctgattagtgaaaattattttgagAAATTGCCTAGAGGTCTTCAAAGAATCTGCTTTTGTTTTGTCGTCTTTGAACATGAGCTGTCTTTTTACAGATTCAAGATCTGAAGGCTGACCACGtggaaataaagaatatgttaAAGGAAGTGCTATCCAAATTGCCTGAAACCAACAGCAGTAAACAAACTTCTGAGGTGCGTTCTAATCTGTACATTCTAAGCAATCTtttcagtttgaaattttatgattCTTTTTGGCATTTTAATTTGTTATGTACTGATATCTTattgaaatttgatatcaattacagagtaatgtaaatcatatactactttgatataaattatAGAATTACGAAGGGAATTTATATAGTATTATTCATGAATTGTTTTAACACATTGATATTGCACGGAACATGCGTGAACGTACTTTAAAATCatagataaaatctttaaaaagcatTTGTCAAAACAGTAACATGACAAAAAATTATGCATTGAAAGAATTCATTATTATTTCAATTTACGAGAGATCACAATGACCATGGATATCATGAAAACAGGTTTTATGTATACTTATTTTATTGGCTCAATTGGATCTGGTTCGGTATTTGGCGTAATCACGATTTAGTGTTTGTTCTGTGTTGATAATGGATAAATAGAAATGTTCATATTAGCGCACTCATTAATTAGTGTTCTTGCTACACTATCAATGACGCTAAAGTATGAACCCCGCTAACATAATTACACGCACTGTACAGAAACCAGGGTCCAGGAACTGATTTACGATATACAAATCAAGTTCTGTTCACTTTTTTAGAACTGTTATTTATAGAAATCGTACGGGCCTGGACGTTCGCTTATCTTCGCCAGTAAAACAACTTCTGGTAATGACGTCGGCATACAGTTGGAATTGTTTGTGACGTCATCTGACAAGACTGTTTGGCTAGTGGACCACGCTATGTTCAATGCACAAGGTTGTTACTTtcttggtggtttttttttctttcgttttgaCTAATGTCAGGAAAAAGTCTAAAAGAAACTGTTATTTTTAATACTGTTTTCACAACCTATACAGAACAATCTCTTGtccattgtttacaaaacattGCCGATCCAGATAAGCATGTACTCATGCATGCACAAACTGACTTCTCCCTCCCCGAAGCAACATACCATCCTTTAGATTCCAATCTATAAATAGAAGTCGCATCATCATGCTCCGGTAAAAACATACGCAAGCTGAAAATTTGGTTAAACTctaagttcaaggtcaaagatcatgggatgtaaagaaaggtcttgtcataagaaatctgTAATTATACTGAATATGAAAATCCTACCTTAAACAGTTGAGAAGATATTTCCCAGGTTAACATTTCTGAAAACTCCAAAGTAAGGGTAACAATGTCAAAACTTTGGCACCAAAAAGGGTCTTTTCACAAGAAATGCAGAAATAAGATATGAAAGCaatatcactcaccattcaaaaggtACATTGTTGTATAAGCAATATCAAAGAACAGACAAATAGgaaaaaccaatatgccccAATTTTCGATACGTGAACATAAAAACTCTAATTGTTCTCATCAGTAAATGATCCCCAGAATGATTTTTCTTCATGGGTAATATTGGATAAAATTATGAAGAATGGAATGTTTACTTGTTATGTatatattgcatacaatatCACTTTCCaaccaaatgtaaatatatactagGTTATATTTTTGCTGTTTGAGAAAATTGCAGCATTTTGAAGGTTGGACATTTTCCTATTCTATCTGTTCTTTCTGAAAGAATGTAATTTCATTGGTATTCTCTTTATGCAATACTATCGGGTTCGTCTTCTGTATTTTTTCCGTCGAGTTCAATAtgcataatttattttttaacaaatgtaaTCACTGGTTTGTTCTATACTTCTCTatgaaatgttttgtacgtTGCTTTACTTCCCattcaagaatctttcactcgtGTAGAAACTCACCAGCTCTACAAACTTTGACCTATCTGTGGTCATTTTGGCTTTAACAGTGAGGGATATTTAACGTGCCAAAGCAAACCGTGATCTCGGACTTCCGGGTAAGGTCATATTGCAAAAGACCCGTAACTTTCTCTTCTAATGCCAAgcgcttggcgaaggaacagtcgTTACCTATATTTTCGCGTCTTACGTTTAACGTAATGCCGGGTTCGAAgaagcattttcatgaataaaaaaCTGTCTCAAGATCTTCCTAAGATGTTATTACACAAGCAAAGGGTGTAAATAGGGTAGGGGTAGATGTTGTGAAAAGTAcctaaaagatcaagtgctagaccCCCTTTCAcgaattcctggatccgtctaTGCAGTAAAGAAATATCGGACATAGAGGTGGAAGGGAAATATGTATACTGTCTTACATTAGGATATTGTTCGAACCTGCCAATAATTTCCTAGAAAAAGAATATTTATTAAGAGGAAATATGATTTCCCACTGCTTCCTTTTATGAAAAGGTTTTGTGCAAATTAATTCcaagtcatttttttttttatttcacttccTATTTTTTAGCAAATGACAGCATGTTTGGCACATCGTACATACATTTGGATAATACTACCGTATTCACTTTGGAAACCAATGTGTTTGTACAGTCTGTAGATTTCACTATACTTCATGATGACGATGTGGTAACAACATTTGCGATAAATATAAAAGCAGAAGATGGAACAACAAATAACAACATATCAACATGTCGGCCATcattttctgaaatttctgAGTCCTCAGTAAATGCTACCTTTCACTGCATACCGGAACTAGATCGTAGAGGCTCCTGGTACATGGATGTAGGCGTCTGTGGCACTTTTGAAAGCGACACATCTGACGTAGTTGAATTCAAAATGCTTGATGACAGAAGGAAATCGAAGTTTGTTAATCTCACCTTGGAGCGAGGAACAAATGCAAAAGCACATGTTGTCATTTCCAAGGATGTCGtgaaaaagaattttttattcCTGTTTAGCTCTCTCACTTTTATTTCTAGTGGTGTCGTTTCTAGAACATCATTCAGAATTTTTCACGATATCagcaaaacaaaaacagaagGTGAGTTCAAATTTCTGAGACCCCGCCCGAATTTAGAGCTTTTGGAAGGAGAACCATTCACAATAGCCTGTGATGCCATAGGTAGAAATCCTCCTCCCATTACAATGCATAAGGACGGAGGAAACATCAGAAAGTCTGATCAAATTACATCACCACTTTGGTCATCGTCTTACGTCACTTACCGCCATGCATCGAAAGAATTAGAGGGAAACTACTCATGCCTGATACAGAATAACGACATGCAGTTGGCTTTCTCACCGTACACGGAAGTAAACCTAAAACCAAGAATCCGATGGGACCTGAGCACAATTTTAGAAAATACTTTAAACCTGGTATGCAGTATAGCTTATAGTTTACTGTAGTTTGGTATGAATAGAatactcacacacacacacgtaaaAATGAATggaatacacacacgcacacacatagAAAATGAATGGAATACACACATAgaaagataattaaaaaaaagtaattgGAATACATACACGCTCACAtaatagtctgttggaattcctatgggcacgaattctgctcctttgttagctgacctgtttctatattcatatgaagcagaatttattcaaaaacttctacgtgagaagaaaaagtctctcgctgtggccttcaattcgacatttcgatatatcgatgacgttttgtctattaacaataactttcattcatatgtcgatttgatatatccctgtgaaataaaggacaccacagagtcgtccacatctacttcatacttagatattttattgaaagtagacattaacggcaaactgacaactcaactgtatgacaaacgggatgatagTTTGTGTAATTACAGACTCGTGTATCTATAGTTTACTTGTGTAATTCCAGACTCGTGTATCTATAGTTTGTGTAATTCCAGATTCGTGTATCTATAGTGGTGGAGGGGGCGATAGGTGTCTCATTAGATTGTAACAATGATGCCGGTGGAGAAGGTAATCTAACACTGAGTATGGTGAAGACAACATCGATGTCGGACTGGAATGAACGATTAGAGGCGGAATATACCTATCGGGAAGATCTACACCAATTCAGAGATCGTTACATTTCCCTAATGCAGCTTTCCTGTATGATAAAAGATAGAAATGGCCAAGCtcaatttgaatacaatgtCTGATGAGTCATAGTCATAATGAAGAACTTTACGTATTCGAAAAGAAACCATTCAATAAATATACGTAAATTTGGCaatttcagggttttttttcttgaaatttgtTTCGTATAATACATTAATTAATTAGATATGTGCATCATTCATAATTGTTGAGGTGAAATGAAGATGATttttatacccaaattaaagactgttaaGTTCCTTTACGAGTTATTTTTAATGATTCTCTTTACAGATCTCATGCACTCGATCTCAAAATGTAAAGcttgtgatatacatgtacttagatATGTTAAGAAATGAGAGCAATTTCCCCGAGTGGCAGTCTTGCAACTAGGTTacaatagggaaaatctttttgtcCTCTTTAGCATAGgaaacacacatgtatatatgttttatagtTCTACAAAGCAGTAGCATTTTATCCATAAATATCCACATCTATTTTTAGGAAGGGATACTAGAGTTACAAAGGTTACAAACTCTTACTTCACTTACGACTTTTTCTCAATTGTTACAGACCTTTCTCTCCACACCCATCTCTTTTTAAAGTCAGGGTAACAATTGTTACAGACCTTTCTCTCCACACCCATCTCTTTTCAAAGTCAGGGTAACAATTGTTACAGACCTTTCTCTCCACACCCATCTCCTTTCAAAGTCAGTGTTACAATTGTTACAAGTCTTTCTCTCAACAGCCACCTCTTTTCAAAGTAAGGGTTACGAAGGTTACAAACCTGTCTCTGAACACCCACTTTAAGGAGTTGTAACTCTGACTTTGAAgagaaataagttttaaaacaaaGGTCAGTAACTCTCGTGACCCTGAATTTAAAAAGTAGTAGGGTTTGTAACCCTCGTAACCAAGCTTGTAACCCTGAACCCCTGCAACCTGTGTAACCCTGACCTTGAAGAGAGGTACTACAGTAACCCTTTTTCCTATTGTAACCTGGTTAGAAAATTGCCCTTGTAACATTGACTCTGAAGAGAAGTACCACAGAAACCTTGTATTCTAGTGCAACCTAGTTTCAAAATTGCCATCCAGGGAAACTGCTTTGAATTCTTGTCATGTGTGGTAGATAGTAGATAAATAAACTGAtaactagaaattcatttagatCTTATTACAccggacgtagtttctgtaccaaaacttcataatttgacttgtaaatcttctaacgttgtctacgctatTGAGTGTAACCTATATGGCTTAATAATGTGGGGGAGACTAAGGgatcatttaataaaagaatatcggggcacagataTCGAATAAATCATGACGGTAACCAACATCTGCACAAGCATTTCAATTTACCGGAACACTCAATCTTGTCCACGAAGGTCAGGATTGGGGGggattaccatcacacaaacaatccaacattacGTACCCCTATTCATGAACAACGAGAAGATCAATGTATCAGGACTCTGAGTACTGCATTCTGATATGGATGTAataataatgtatatgatgtggaaACTTTAAccagtccacaaggaaataacgtcaATGTGATGTGACACTTTCCAAATACTCAAAGAGGGAAACACAGTCATGTACCTCGTTAATATAAAAGACCAAGATAAATG encodes the following:
- the LOC125671385 gene encoding uncharacterized protein LOC125671385 isoform X1, with the translated sequence MMGKSVFLIFVWFHFTSCDVYTEIQDLKADHVEIKNMLKEVLSKLPETNSSKQTSEKSYGPGRSLIFASKTTSGNDVGIQLELFVTSSDKTVWLVDHAMFNAQANDSMFGTSYIHLDNTTVFTLETNVFVQSVDFTILHDDDVVTTFAINIKAEDGTTNNNISTCRPSFSEISESSVNATFHCIPELDRRGSWYMDVGVCGTFESDTSDVVEFKMLDDRRKSKFVNLTLERGTNAKAHVVISKDVVKKNFLFLFSSLTFISSGVVSRTSFRIFHDISKTKTEGEFKFLRPRPNLELLEGEPFTIACDAIGRNPPPITMHKDGGNIRKSDQITSPLWSSSYVTYRHASKELEGNYSCLIQNNDMQLAFSPYTEVNLKPRIRWDLSTILENTLNLIRVSIVVEGAIGVSLDCNNDAGGEGNLTLSMVKTTSMSDWNERLEAEYTYREDLHQFRDRYISLMQLSCMIKDRNGQAQFEYNV
- the LOC125671385 gene encoding uncharacterized protein LOC125671385 isoform X2; translation: MLKEVLSKLPETNSSKQTSEKSYGPGRSLIFASKTTSGNDVGIQLELFVTSSDKTVWLVDHAMFNAQANDSMFGTSYIHLDNTTVFTLETNVFVQSVDFTILHDDDVVTTFAINIKAEDGTTNNNISTCRPSFSEISESSVNATFHCIPELDRRGSWYMDVGVCGTFESDTSDVVEFKMLDDRRKSKFVNLTLERGTNAKAHVVISKDVVKKNFLFLFSSLTFISSGVVSRTSFRIFHDISKTKTEGEFKFLRPRPNLELLEGEPFTIACDAIGRNPPPITMHKDGGNIRKSDQITSPLWSSSYVTYRHASKELEGNYSCLIQNNDMQLAFSPYTEVNLKPRIRWDLSTILENTLNLIRVSIVVEGAIGVSLDCNNDAGGEGNLTLSMVKTTSMSDWNERLEAEYTYREDLHQFRDRYISLMQLSCMIKDRNGQAQFEYNV